One window of the Novosphingobium aureum genome contains the following:
- a CDS encoding alpha/beta hydrolase, whose protein sequence is MALADNYIFELSDNVTRTPVNYLTRYGISISADLYIAADFDDTKPAPALVIGAPYGGVKEQGPGVYANELAQRGFVVLTFDPSYNGYSEGETRHLSSPDVFVEDFHAAVDFLGTRPFVDREKIGALGICGSGGFALSAASVDPRIKAIATASMYDISRMHAEGFGGSLTEEDRKAQLAQIAEHRYAEFEGEPATLTPRGALLELDAENNPVGTEFGEFYSRPRGYHPNSIAQFTMTSGPSFMNFPLLDKIDWIAPRKAMLVMGEVAHSAYFSEDVANGENITLHVVPGANHVDLYDKTDVIPFDAIESFFNDNLK, encoded by the coding sequence ATGGCACTTGCCGACAATTACATCTTCGAACTCAGCGACAATGTCACGCGCACCCCGGTCAACTACCTGACGCGCTACGGCATCTCGATCTCGGCGGATCTCTACATCGCCGCCGATTTCGACGACACCAAGCCCGCCCCGGCGCTGGTCATCGGTGCGCCCTATGGCGGCGTGAAGGAGCAGGGCCCAGGCGTCTATGCCAACGAGCTGGCGCAGCGCGGCTTCGTCGTGCTGACGTTCGATCCCTCGTACAACGGCTATAGCGAGGGCGAGACCCGGCACCTGTCGTCGCCCGACGTGTTCGTGGAGGATTTCCACGCCGCGGTCGATTTCCTCGGCACGCGTCCTTTTGTCGATCGCGAGAAGATCGGCGCGCTGGGCATCTGCGGCAGCGGCGGTTTCGCGCTCAGCGCGGCTTCGGTCGACCCGCGCATCAAGGCCATCGCGACGGCCAGCATGTACGATATCTCGCGCATGCATGCCGAGGGCTTCGGCGGCTCGCTCACCGAGGAGGACCGCAAGGCCCAGCTCGCGCAGATCGCCGAGCACCGCTATGCCGAGTTCGAGGGCGAGCCCGCCACGCTGACCCCGCGCGGCGCGCTGCTCGAGCTCGACGCCGAGAACAACCCCGTCGGCACCGAGTTCGGCGAGTTCTATTCGCGTCCGCGCGGCTATCACCCCAACTCGATCGCGCAGTTCACGATGACCAGCGGCCCCTCGTTCATGAACTTTCCGCTGCTCGACAAGATCGACTGGATCGCGCCGCGCAAGGCGATGCTGGTCATGGGTGAGGTCGCGCACTCGGCCTACTTCAGCGAGGACGTCGCGAACGGCGAGAACATCACGCTGCATGTCGTGCCGGGCGCCAACCATGTCGATCTCTACGACAAGACCGACGTGATCCCGTTCGATGCGATCGAAAGCTTCTTCAACGACAACCTGAAGTAA
- a CDS encoding family 43 glycosylhydrolase has protein sequence MTLSRRALFKGTATGAAAGTLAASSVPLAARSLARMPEGWAAGADGQRKADLGNGHFRNPVVAGDHPDPSILKDGDVYYMTFSSFDSYPGLVIWRSTDLVNWAPVGPALHTNIGTVWAVDICKHEGRYFIYIPAAPAGKPWGIYAIWADDIAGPWSEPVDLNIPGCIDPGHIVGEDGKRYLFVNGIRKVRLTDDGLATDGEVGPAYDPWRYPEDWVVENFAPEGPKLLRRGEWFYIVTAVGGTAGPVTGHMVITARSRSVHGPWEHCPHNPIVRTTSVNEPWWSRGHATLVEGPRGDWWMVYHGYENGMYTLGRQTLLEPIRWTKDGWFEAIGGDLSQPLPIPAGGKPSPSAPPLSDDFARNRMGTQWSFHAPKAEDGARASYSDGGLVIAASGTSPADSSPLTCIVPDRSYAAEISLDLIGAGAEAGLLLYYNDKAFVGLGHDGEKLKLFEYSQELEWAAIPLEARNLRLRVTNEENVLTWHYSIDEGATWQRHGTRMEVSGLHHNVFGGFLALRIGIYAAGDGAVRLRDFAYKGLSRPQNRLSQT, from the coding sequence GTGACCCTATCCCGCCGCGCCCTGTTCAAGGGCACCGCCACCGGCGCCGCAGCCGGAACTCTCGCCGCGTCTTCGGTGCCGCTGGCGGCCAGGTCGCTGGCCCGGATGCCCGAGGGCTGGGCCGCGGGCGCAGACGGCCAGCGCAAGGCGGACCTTGGCAACGGCCATTTCCGCAACCCGGTGGTCGCGGGCGACCATCCCGATCCCTCGATCCTCAAGGACGGGGACGTCTACTACATGACGTTCTCCTCGTTCGATTCCTATCCCGGCCTCGTCATCTGGCGTTCGACCGACCTTGTGAACTGGGCCCCGGTCGGCCCGGCGCTCCATACCAACATCGGCACCGTATGGGCGGTCGACATCTGCAAGCACGAGGGCCGCTACTTCATCTACATCCCGGCAGCCCCTGCGGGTAAGCCCTGGGGCATCTACGCGATCTGGGCGGATGACATCGCCGGACCGTGGAGCGAGCCGGTCGACCTGAACATCCCGGGCTGCATCGATCCGGGCCACATCGTCGGCGAGGACGGCAAGCGCTACCTCTTCGTCAACGGCATCCGCAAGGTGCGCCTCACCGACGACGGCCTTGCCACCGACGGCGAAGTCGGCCCCGCCTACGATCCCTGGCGCTATCCCGAGGACTGGGTGGTCGAGAACTTCGCCCCCGAAGGGCCCAAGCTGCTGCGCCGCGGCGAATGGTTCTACATCGTCACCGCCGTAGGCGGCACCGCCGGCCCGGTCACCGGGCACATGGTCATCACCGCGCGCTCGCGCTCGGTCCACGGCCCCTGGGAGCATTGCCCGCACAACCCGATCGTGCGCACCACCAGCGTCAACGAACCGTGGTGGTCACGCGGCCACGCAACGCTGGTCGAAGGGCCGCGCGGCGACTGGTGGATGGTCTACCACGGCTACGAGAACGGCATGTACACGCTCGGGCGCCAGACGCTGCTCGAGCCGATCCGCTGGACCAAGGACGGCTGGTTCGAGGCCATCGGTGGCGATCTCTCGCAGCCGCTGCCGATCCCGGCGGGCGGCAAGCCCTCCCCCTCGGCCCCGCCGCTCTCGGACGATTTCGCGCGCAATCGCATGGGCACGCAGTGGTCGTTCCACGCCCCCAAGGCCGAGGACGGCGCGCGGGCCAGCTATAGTGACGGTGGTCTGGTGATCGCCGCGAGCGGAACCTCGCCCGCCGATTCCAGCCCGCTCACCTGCATCGTGCCCGACCGCAGCTACGCCGCCGAGATCTCGCTCGACCTCATCGGCGCGGGCGCCGAGGCGGGACTGCTGCTCTATTACAACGACAAGGCCTTCGTCGGGCTCGGTCACGATGGCGAGAAGCTCAAGCTCTTCGAATATTCGCAGGAACTCGAATGGGCCGCGATCCCGCTGGAGGCGCGAAACCTGCGCCTGCGCGTGACCAACGAGGAAAACGTGCTGACCTGGCACTATTCCATCGACGAGGGCGCGACCTGGCAGCGCCATGGCACGCGCATGGAAGTCTCCGGCCTCCACCACAATGTCTTCGGTGGCTTCCTCGCGCTGCGCATCGGCATCTACGCGGCTGGCGATGGCGCGGTGCGGCTTCGCGACTTTGCCTACAAGGGGCTTTCGCGCCCGCAAAATCGGCTCTCGCAGACTTGA
- a CDS encoding (R)-mandelonitrile lyase, translating into MPKIALVATLAAAGLAVTAAPALAQDTSATADQVVVDQAQVKVNPGPADFFTGKAWVRSLTSPTQPGQAGTALVTFEPGARSNWHTHPAGQSLYVTSGCGWTEAEGQAPQRICAGDMVYVKPGVRHWHGATASETMTHVAITESLDGKNVVWLEPVSDADYTGPTN; encoded by the coding sequence ATGCCGAAAATCGCACTCGTCGCCACACTCGCGGCGGCAGGCCTCGCCGTCACCGCTGCTCCTGCCTTGGCGCAGGATACGTCCGCCACTGCCGACCAGGTCGTCGTCGACCAGGCGCAGGTCAAGGTCAATCCCGGCCCCGCCGACTTCTTCACCGGCAAGGCCTGGGTCCGCTCGCTCACCTCGCCCACCCAGCCCGGGCAGGCCGGCACCGCGCTCGTCACCTTCGAGCCGGGTGCGCGTTCCAACTGGCACACCCACCCCGCCGGACAGTCCCTTTACGTGACCAGCGGCTGCGGCTGGACCGAGGCCGAGGGACAGGCACCGCAGCGCATCTGCGCGGGCGACATGGTCTATGTGAAGCCGGGCGTTCGCCACTGGCACGGCGCCACCGCGAGCGAGACGATGACCCACGTCGCAATCACCGAGTCGCTCGACGGCAAGAACGTCGTCTGGCTCGAGCCGGTCAGCGACGCCGACTACACCGGGCCCACTAACTAA
- a CDS encoding LysR family transcriptional regulator yields the protein MSISRTDIADFSYFLAIARHGSFRKAALEIGVSPSALSHSLRGLEERLGVRLLNRTNRSVTLTSAGEELRDAIVDPFNRIDQARDALNRFRDTPAGRIRLNVAADAAALLLSPVMPEFMDRYPDVEVDIVSSNRMVDVVASGFDAGIRYGGTVPEDMIAQRLSPDIRWIVAAAPSYLERFGAPQTPDDLMQHRCLGVRLGDDRIYRWEFMGKEEEFDMAVPSRITVDESRSMVSIAIGGGGLMYGPEPVVTPFIASGHLQIVLDDWATTGPGFQIYYPSRRQVPTGLRLLIELIREIAPLGR from the coding sequence ATGTCCATAAGTCGCACCGACATCGCCGATTTCTCCTACTTCCTCGCGATCGCGCGCCATGGAAGCTTCCGCAAGGCCGCGTTGGAGATCGGGGTCAGTCCGTCCGCGCTCAGTCACTCGCTGCGCGGGCTCGAGGAGCGACTCGGCGTACGCCTGCTCAACCGCACCAACCGTTCGGTCACGCTCACCTCGGCGGGCGAGGAACTGCGCGACGCCATCGTCGACCCGTTCAACCGCATCGACCAGGCACGCGATGCGCTCAACCGTTTCCGCGACACCCCCGCCGGACGCATCCGCCTCAACGTCGCCGCCGATGCCGCAGCCCTGCTGCTCTCGCCGGTGATGCCCGAGTTCATGGACCGCTACCCCGACGTCGAGGTCGACATCGTCTCGTCTAACCGCATGGTCGATGTCGTCGCCTCGGGCTTCGATGCCGGTATCCGCTATGGCGGCACCGTGCCCGAGGACATGATCGCGCAGCGCCTCTCGCCCGACATCCGCTGGATCGTCGCCGCCGCGCCCAGCTATCTCGAACGCTTCGGCGCCCCGCAGACCCCCGATGATCTGATGCAGCACCGCTGCCTCGGCGTCCGTCTCGGCGACGATCGCATCTATCGCTGGGAGTTCATGGGCAAGGAGGAAGAGTTCGACATGGCCGTGCCCAGTCGGATCACCGTCGACGAAAGTCGCTCGATGGTCTCGATCGCGATCGGCGGCGGCGGGCTGATGTACGGCCCCGAACCCGTCGTCACGCCCTTCATCGCCAGCGGCCATCTGCAGATCGTGCTCGATGACTGGGCCACCACCGGGCCCGGTTTCCAGATCTACTATCCCAGCAGGCGCCAGGTTCCCACCGGCCTGCGCCTGCTGATCGAGCTCATCCGCGAGATCGCACCGCTGGGGCGCTGA
- a CDS encoding SDR family NAD(P)-dependent oxidoreductase — MNPTYDFTGQVALVTGAASGMGLAAVEAYARAGASVAMLDNRADALAEAARGLTDQGFTVLPLTCNVLEASEVEAAVAKTVETYGRLDMAFNNAGIQSDVADLAETEVEAFDHMTGINLRGVFLAMKYELQQMKKQGSGAIVNNSSLGGFVGVPGRSTYHAAKHGVHGLTKTAGLEYAAQGIRVNAVAPGIINTPMVAEMMERENAVDAMMRDVPIDRLGTAEEVANAVMWLSSPGASFVVGHVIAVDGGYVAR; from the coding sequence ATGAACCCGACTTATGATTTCACCGGACAGGTGGCCCTCGTCACCGGTGCTGCCTCCGGCATGGGCCTGGCCGCCGTCGAGGCCTATGCCAGGGCCGGCGCATCGGTCGCCATGCTCGACAACCGCGCGGATGCTCTCGCCGAGGCGGCCAGGGGCCTGACCGACCAGGGCTTCACCGTGTTGCCACTGACCTGCAACGTGCTCGAGGCGAGCGAAGTCGAGGCCGCCGTCGCCAAGACCGTCGAGACCTACGGCCGGCTCGACATGGCCTTCAACAACGCAGGCATCCAGAGCGACGTCGCCGACCTTGCCGAGACCGAAGTCGAGGCCTTCGACCACATGACCGGCATCAACCTGCGCGGCGTGTTCCTCGCCATGAAGTACGAGCTTCAGCAGATGAAGAAGCAGGGCTCGGGCGCGATCGTCAACAACTCCTCGCTCGGCGGCTTCGTCGGCGTTCCGGGGCGCTCGACCTACCACGCCGCCAAGCATGGCGTGCACGGGCTGACCAAGACCGCCGGGCTCGAATATGCCGCCCAGGGCATCCGCGTTAACGCGGTTGCGCCGGGCATCATCAATACCCCGATGGTCGCCGAGATGATGGAGCGCGAAAACGCCGTCGACGCCATGATGCGCGACGTGCCGATCGATCGCCTGGGCACCGCCGAGGAAGTCGCCAATGCCGTGATGTGGCTCTCGAGCCCGGGCGCCAGCTTTGTCGTGGGCCACGTCATCGCGGTCGACGGCGGCTACGTCGCGCGCTGA
- a CDS encoding tautomerase family protein has product MPHVAIKMYPGHNAAEKQELADRVTAAIIETLGHGAQSISVGIEDVSPSQWMKSVYAPEIEAKRKTLFKRPGYGPLA; this is encoded by the coding sequence ATGCCCCACGTCGCGATCAAGATGTACCCCGGTCACAACGCTGCCGAAAAGCAGGAACTGGCCGACCGCGTCACCGCCGCGATCATCGAGACGCTCGGCCATGGTGCCCAGTCGATCTCGGTGGGCATCGAGGACGTCTCGCCATCGCAATGGATGAAGAGTGTCTACGCGCCTGAAATCGAGGCGAAACGCAAGACGCTCTTCAAGCGCCCCGGTTACGGCCCACTGGCCTGA
- a CDS encoding NAD(P)-dependent alcohol dehydrogenase, which produces MTKAYGATAADRPLEQLTIARRAPGAHDVAIAIDYCGVCHSDLHTVRGEWGGTLFPCVPGHEIVGRVTAVGEHVSDFSVGDVVGVGCMVDSCQTCAPCEAGEEQYCEAGMTPTYNGSCEEAPGHTLGGYSQDIVVNDKFVLKVTHPTEQLAAVAPLLCAGITTYSPLRHWQAGPGKKVGIVGIGGLGHVAVKLAKAMGAHVVAFTTSESKREDALRLGADEVVVSRNGDEMAAHTGSFDFILDTVAASHQLDAFTGLLKLDGTLTLVGLPDAPHPSPNIGYLIMGRRSIAGSLIGGIAETQEMLDFCAEHGITADVEMIRADGIDEAYERMKRSDVKYRFVIDIATMDA; this is translated from the coding sequence ATGACCAAGGCTTACGGCGCCACCGCCGCCGACCGTCCGCTCGAACAGCTGACCATCGCGCGCCGCGCTCCCGGGGCGCACGACGTCGCCATCGCCATCGACTATTGCGGCGTGTGTCACTCCGACCTGCACACCGTACGCGGCGAATGGGGCGGCACGCTCTTCCCCTGCGTTCCCGGCCACGAGATCGTCGGACGCGTCACCGCCGTCGGCGAGCATGTCAGCGATTTCTCGGTCGGCGACGTCGTCGGCGTGGGTTGCATGGTCGACAGCTGCCAGACCTGCGCGCCGTGCGAGGCGGGCGAGGAGCAGTACTGCGAAGCGGGCATGACCCCGACCTACAACGGATCGTGCGAGGAAGCGCCCGGCCACACGCTCGGCGGCTATTCGCAGGACATCGTCGTCAACGACAAGTTCGTCCTCAAGGTGACCCATCCCACCGAGCAGCTTGCCGCGGTCGCGCCGCTGCTCTGCGCGGGCATCACCACCTATTCGCCGCTGCGCCACTGGCAGGCGGGTCCGGGCAAGAAGGTCGGCATCGTCGGGATCGGCGGGCTCGGCCACGTCGCGGTCAAGCTTGCCAAGGCGATGGGCGCGCACGTCGTCGCCTTCACCACGTCGGAAAGCAAGCGCGAGGATGCGCTGCGTCTGGGCGCCGACGAGGTGGTCGTCTCGCGCAACGGTGACGAGATGGCAGCCCATACCGGCAGCTTCGACTTCATCCTCGACACCGTCGCCGCCAGCCACCAGCTCGACGCCTTCACCGGCCTGCTCAAGCTCGACGGCACGCTGACGCTGGTCGGCCTGCCCGACGCGCCGCACCCCTCGCCCAACATCGGCTATCTCATCATGGGCCGTCGCTCGATCGCAGGCTCGCTCATCGGCGGCATCGCCGAGACGCAGGAGATGCTCGATTTCTGCGCCGAGCACGGCATCACCGCCGATGTCGAGATGATCCGCGCCGACGGCATCGACGAGGCCTACGAGCGCATGAAGCGCTCGGACGTGAAGTACCGCTTCGTCATCGACATCGCGACCATGGACGCCTGA
- a CDS encoding carboxymuconolactone decarboxylase family protein: MNKSLLAAAAAAALPGAASAESVAPDYMQRASPALARYTDDVLFGDLWKRDELSPRDRSMVTLSVLVGTGKSAQIRPHLERALDNGVTPVEIGGLITQLAFYSGWPNAVSAVKIADEVFTERGIEASAIQPATTELNAKPANDGERENAVKNGVGKIAPTLAEMTNEVLFDELWLRQDLAPRDRSLVTIVALTAGGDADQLGFHLQRGIENGLTREELGAAMGHLAFYAGWPKAFSGATALGKLGN, from the coding sequence ATGAACAAGAGCCTTCTTGCAGCCGCAGCCGCTGCGGCCCTGCCCGGCGCAGCCAGCGCGGAATCCGTCGCCCCCGACTACATGCAGCGCGCATCACCCGCGCTGGCGCGCTACACCGACGACGTCCTCTTCGGCGACTTGTGGAAGCGCGACGAGCTCAGCCCGCGCGACCGCAGCATGGTCACCCTCTCCGTGCTGGTGGGCACCGGCAAGAGCGCGCAGATCCGCCCGCACCTCGAACGCGCGCTCGACAATGGCGTGACCCCTGTCGAGATCGGCGGGCTCATCACCCAGCTTGCGTTCTACTCGGGCTGGCCCAACGCGGTTTCCGCGGTCAAGATCGCCGATGAAGTCTTCACCGAGCGCGGGATCGAGGCCTCGGCCATCCAGCCCGCCACGACCGAGCTCAACGCCAAGCCCGCCAACGACGGCGAACGCGAGAACGCGGTGAAGAACGGTGTCGGCAAGATCGCACCGACCCTGGCCGAGATGACCAACGAGGTGCTCTTCGACGAGCTGTGGCTGCGCCAGGACCTCGCTCCGCGCGACCGCAGCCTCGTCACCATCGTCGCGCTGACCGCAGGCGGCGATGCCGACCAGCTCGGCTTCCACCTCCAGCGCGGGATCGAGAACGGCCTGACCCGCGAGGAGCTGGGCGCCGCGATGGGCCACCTCGCCTTCTACGCCGGCTGGCCCAAGGCGTTCTCGGGCGCCACAGCGCTGGGCAAGCTGGGCAACTGA
- a CDS encoding (R)-mandelonitrile lyase translates to MSDSNDLTKQDAVILRNGSAEAIKGPAETFTGDVRIDRIFNPPAPARGGYAIVNFAPNARTNWHTHPAGQTLIVTQGVGWHQCEGGAKTEIRAGDTVWCNCGKRHWHGATDKTAMQHIAITEAIDGSPVNWMEAVSDEDYLAGPVVKD, encoded by the coding sequence ATGAGCGACAGCAACGATCTCACCAAGCAGGATGCAGTCATCCTTCGCAACGGTTCGGCAGAGGCCATCAAGGGTCCGGCCGAGACCTTCACCGGCGATGTGCGCATCGACCGCATCTTCAACCCGCCCGCTCCTGCGCGCGGCGGCTATGCAATCGTCAACTTCGCGCCAAACGCGCGCACCAACTGGCACACCCACCCCGCCGGCCAGACGCTGATCGTCACCCAGGGTGTGGGCTGGCACCAGTGCGAGGGCGGCGCCAAGACCGAAATTCGCGCCGGCGACACCGTGTGGTGCAACTGCGGCAAGCGCCACTGGCACGGCGCCACCGACAAGACCGCGATGCAGCACATCGCCATCACCGAGGCTATCGACGGAAGCCCGGTGAACTGGATGGAAGCGGTCAGCGACGAGGACTACCTCGCCGGTCCGGTCGTCAAGGACTGA
- a CDS encoding glucose 1-dehydrogenase, which translates to MNVSFDFAGKVALVTGACSGMGLATARAFAKAGAKVVVADIDEAGLKSLADELEAAGAKALPVVCDVADDAQVAAMVDKAVEAFGALDMAYNNAGVQPVPAEMADQQLDDYERVMGINLQGVWSCMRHQLAQMRKQGSGAIVNCSSVGGLVGGKSLGIYYGSKHGVLGLTKSAAMDYASQGIRVNAVCPGTIDTPMVSKMMEEQKEAMDDLMKLQAIGRLGKAEEIAEAVLWLCSDGASFVHGVGLPVDGCFSCN; encoded by the coding sequence ATGAACGTTTCGTTTGATTTCGCAGGCAAGGTCGCGCTGGTAACCGGCGCGTGCTCGGGCATGGGTCTCGCTACCGCGCGCGCCTTCGCCAAGGCCGGTGCCAAGGTGGTCGTCGCCGACATCGACGAGGCCGGCCTCAAGAGCCTCGCCGACGAACTCGAGGCCGCTGGCGCCAAGGCCCTGCCGGTTGTCTGCGACGTGGCCGACGACGCGCAGGTCGCGGCGATGGTGGACAAGGCGGTCGAAGCCTTCGGCGCACTCGACATGGCCTACAACAATGCCGGCGTGCAGCCGGTCCCGGCCGAGATGGCCGACCAGCAGCTCGACGACTACGAGCGCGTCATGGGCATCAACCTGCAGGGCGTGTGGTCGTGCATGCGCCACCAGCTCGCGCAGATGCGCAAGCAGGGCAGTGGTGCGATCGTCAACTGCTCCTCGGTTGGCGGCCTCGTCGGCGGCAAGTCGCTGGGCATCTACTATGGCTCCAAGCACGGCGTGCTGGGCCTGACCAAGAGCGCGGCGATGGACTATGCCAGCCAGGGCATCCGCGTGAATGCGGTGTGCCCGGGCACCATCGACACCCCGATGGTCTCCAAGATGATGGAAGAGCAGAAGGAGGCCATGGACGACCTCATGAAGCTCCAGGCGATCGGTCGTCTCGGCAAGGCCGAGGAGATCGCCGAGGCCGTGCTGTGGCTGTGCAGCGACGGCGCCAGCTTCGTCCACGGCGTCGGCCTTCCCGTCGACGGCTGCTTCAGCTGCAACTGA
- a CDS encoding GH39 family glycosyl hydrolase: MKRASRACFALALGLAGSLGASPVLAKTPAASATQATRTVAIDAAATTGPLDPFWDLSVGSDFPGTLIRPDSQAQLQVASDELGFRYIRFHDIFHDTLGTVKELDGKIVYDWSGIDRLYDALLARNIRPFVELGWTPAAMRTSDLQLFYWKGNTSHPQADKWRDLVHAFVTHLRQRYGAAEVRRWYFELWNEPNLDGFWEGADRDAYFALYADTARTIKAIDPALRVGGPATAGAAWVPEFLSYAKANGLPVDFVATHSYGVEGGFLDEEGKQDTKLSAKPDAVISDVLDVRAQIEASAYPGIPLFFTEWSTSYTPRDFVHDSYISAPYILSRLKGTQGAVEGMSYWAYTDLFEEPGPPPTPFHGGFGLMNKDGIRKPAWFTYKYLHALRGDALEVSDAQTFAAREGKRVAAVIWDWQQPEQKLSNKPFYTRLVPATKSRTVDLRLTNLQPGTYRLQLHRTGYRHNDPLSAYIDMGMPERLDADQQALLEAETADRPESDRVVSVASDGTLSVPIPMRSNDIALVTLEPYTN, from the coding sequence ATGAAACGAGCAAGCCGCGCGTGTTTCGCACTTGCGCTGGGCCTGGCAGGCAGCCTGGGGGCGAGCCCCGTCCTTGCCAAGACACCCGCCGCAAGCGCGACGCAGGCGACGCGTACCGTCGCCATCGACGCCGCCGCCACCACCGGCCCGCTCGATCCCTTCTGGGACCTCTCGGTCGGCTCGGACTTTCCGGGAACGCTGATCCGGCCCGACAGCCAGGCGCAGCTTCAGGTCGCCTCGGACGAACTGGGCTTTCGCTACATCCGCTTCCACGACATCTTCCACGACACGCTGGGAACGGTGAAGGAACTCGACGGGAAGATCGTCTACGACTGGAGCGGCATCGACCGGCTCTACGACGCGCTGCTCGCCAGGAACATCCGCCCCTTCGTCGAGCTCGGCTGGACCCCGGCGGCGATGCGCACCTCCGACCTCCAGCTGTTCTACTGGAAGGGCAACACCTCGCACCCGCAGGCGGACAAGTGGCGCGATCTCGTCCATGCCTTCGTCACGCACCTGCGCCAGCGCTACGGCGCGGCCGAAGTGCGCCGCTGGTACTTCGAGCTGTGGAACGAGCCCAATCTCGACGGCTTCTGGGAAGGCGCCGACCGCGATGCCTACTTCGCGCTCTATGCCGATACCGCGCGCACCATCAAGGCGATCGACCCGGCCCTGCGCGTCGGCGGTCCGGCGACGGCGGGCGCGGCCTGGGTGCCCGAGTTCCTGAGCTACGCCAAGGCCAACGGCCTGCCCGTCGATTTCGTCGCCACGCACAGCTACGGCGTCGAGGGCGGCTTCCTCGACGAGGAAGGCAAGCAGGACACCAAGCTCTCGGCCAAGCCCGACGCGGTGATCTCCGACGTGCTCGACGTGCGCGCCCAGATCGAGGCCTCGGCCTATCCGGGCATCCCGCTGTTCTTCACCGAGTGGAGCACGAGCTACACCCCGCGCGACTTCGTCCACGACAGCTACATCTCGGCACCCTACATCCTCTCGCGGCTCAAGGGCACGCAAGGCGCGGTCGAGGGCATGAGCTACTGGGCCTATACCGACCTGTTCGAGGAGCCCGGCCCGCCGCCGACCCCGTTCCACGGCGGCTTCGGCCTCATGAACAAGGACGGTATCCGCAAGCCCGCCTGGTTCACCTACAAGTACCTCCACGCCTTGCGCGGCGATGCGCTTGAGGTGAGCGACGCGCAGACCTTCGCCGCGCGCGAGGGCAAGCGGGTGGCGGCGGTCATCTGGGACTGGCAGCAGCCCGAGCAGAAGCTGAGCAACAAGCCCTTCTACACCCGGCTCGTGCCCGCGACGAAAAGCCGCACCGTGGACTTGCGCCTCACCAATCTCCAGCCCGGCACCTATCGCCTGCAACTGCACCGCACGGGCTATCGCCACAACGACCCGCTCTCGGCCTATATCGACATGGGCATGCCCGAACGGCTCGATGCCGACCAGCAGGCCCTGCTCGAGGCCGAGACCGCAGACCGGCCCGAGAGCGACCGCGTCGTCTCGGTCGCCAGCGACGGCACCTTGTCGGTGCCGATCCCGATGCGCAGCAACGACATCGCGCTCGTCACTCTCGAGCCTTATACCAACTAA